The genomic DNA tactgctacaattttacagcgacatctataccgttcttttcagcgcttatcgtcatatctctgatgacataagtgcggaaagatacgggaGGAAACTGTTTGCCTTATACAGCGAGTCtggaattatgctttataaaGTTGGTGAAAACCTAAAAGCGAAGGAATATTTTGGGAGGGCCCTTGCCATaacaacagaaattggcgacagaaagggagaagcattCTGTTACGGAAACCTAGctactgtgtttaagtcgcttggccaatacgacaaggctaaagagtatctccaaaaagcgcttgtcatcacaactgaaattggcgacagaaaaggggaagcatcatgttatggaaacctaggttctgtgtttaagtcgcttggccaatacgaaaaggctaaagagtattaccaaaaagcacttgtcatcagaactgaaattggcgacaggcaaggggaggcaactgactacggaaacctaggtactgtgtttaactcgcttggccaatacgacaaggctaaagagtattaccaaaaagcgcttgtcatcaaaactgaaattggtgacataaaaggggaagcatcacattatggaaacctaggtactgtgtttctgtcgctttGCCAacacgacaaggctaaagagtatctccaaaaagcgcttgtcatcacaactgaaattggcgacagaaaaggggaagcatcatgttatggaaacctaggtactgtgttttattcgcttggccaatacgacaaggctaaagagtatcaccaaaaagcgcttgtcatcagaactgaaattggcgacagacaagggaaagcatcatgttatggaaacctaggtaatgtgtttgagtcgcttggccaatacgaaaaggctaaagagtattaccaaaaagcgcttgtcatcacaactgaaattggcgacagacaaggggaaggatcatgttatggaagcctaggtgctgtgtttgtgtcgcttggccaatacgacaaggctaaagagtatctccaaaaagcgcttgtcatcacgactgaaattggcgacagacaaggggaggcaactgactatagaaacctaggtactgcgtttcagtcgcttggccaatacgacaaggctaaagagtatctccaaaaagcgcttgtcatcacaattgaaattggcgacagaaaaggggaagcatcatgttatggaaacctaggtattgtgtttaattcgcttggccaatacgacaaggctaaagagtatcaccaaaaagcgcttgtcatcacaactgaaattggtgacagaaaaagGGAAGCATTATGTTATGCagacctaggtactgtgtttcattcgcttggccaatacaaaaaggctaaagagtatcaccaaaaaacgcttgtcatcacaactgaaattggtgacagaaaaggggaagcatcatgttatggaaacctaggtgctgtgtttctgtcgcttggccaatacgacaaggctaaagagtatcaccaaaaagcgcttgtcatcagaactgaaattggcgacagaaaaggggaggcagctgactacggaaacctaggtactgtgtttaattcgcttggccaatacgacaaggctaaagagtatctccaaaaagcgcttgtcatcagaactgaaattggcgacagaaaaggggaggcaactgactacggaaacctaggttcTGTGTTTAATTggcttggccaatacgacaaggctaaagagtatctccaaaaaacgcttgtcatcacaactgaaattggcgacagaaaaggggaagcatcatgttatggaaacctaggtactgtgtttaagtcgcttggccaatacaacaaggctaaagagtatctccaaaaagcgcttgtcatcaaaactgaaattggtgacagacaaGGGAAAGCATCAtattatggaaacctaggtactgtgtttcagtcgcttggccaatacgacaaggctaaacAGTATCTTCAAAAAGGGCTTGTCATCgcaactgaaattggtgataagGAAGGGGAAGCAGCACATCTTGCAAACCTTGGAAATGTGTCTAGAACTGTTGGTGATtatgaagcttcggaagtatgtttggagaaagctttattcatatccagagatattggagcTGGAAGAAGAGAGTTCGAAATCCTTCGAGGCTACGCCGTTTTGtatttacttcaaaataaaatcaaagactctctgtcgtgtcttcatctgtgcattgaaaagtatgaggagctgagatattttttgggcgccaatgatgagttcaaaacatcattgcTTGAGcactcaggaatatttccctacaagctgctttgtactttgctctgtgacaccggaaatgctcgggatgctctctatgttgaggtgttgggtcgagctagaggcctatcagacttaatggcagagaagtactcggttgaaacgcacatctttgctaatccacaatcttggtttggcattgagaacattttaaggaagaaaaataactgtacttgtctgtacatttcttattttcagaatgttctgcatttgtggatcttgaaaacaagtggagtccttcaccaTAGAAGAATATCAGTAGAAGAGAATCTACttcaggctgggttgcccaaagatttatctttgagtcaatttttggatgataatttccggggtcttggtattttgcctactaaagattgtgaagatcggtctttaaatacgattaaCGTGCAACCTCTCCCCCCCGcacaaaagagctcagcaagattgcgactcgtcgaggaggacgaggacaaggaagtcatttcaagtctatctttgtgttacaaaatttttattgctcccgtttatgatttgctggaggagcctgaagtcatcatcgttcctgaccgcagtttgtacaaagttccaTTTGCTGCACTGAatgaaaaggagggagccgaatacctCTCGGAGACTCATAagatccgtgtcattccttctttgacaacactcaagattattcaagatagtccagagggCTATCACAGtaacactggtgccttgataataggAAATCCCAAGGTTCATTGGCTGCCGTCATTGCcatgtgcaagaaaggaagcggagatggttgGACGACTGATGCGTGTTCCGCCTCTGGTagaagagaaagcaacgaagcaggcggtgctTGAGCGGATAGGTTCAGTAagcctgatacattttgctgcccatggcaACGCCCAAAgaggagaaattgccctctcccccattcctaTTCCCAACAATCCAAATCCTATCCCACcacaggaagcttacatgttgacgatggctgatgtctcactAGTGAAAGttagagctaaactggtggtacttagctgctgtcacagtggaagagGTGAGATAACAGCCGAGGGAGtgataggaattgcccgtgcgttcttaggatctggtgctcgctcggtgttagttgcgctgtgggccatttcaGACTTAGCAACGGAGCAGCTGATGAATCGGTTCTACaaacaccttgttgaaggagaaagtgccagtgaatcccttcatcaggccatgaagtggatgagaaaaaacggctcGAACAAAATGTCTGAttgggcttcgtttacgctgattggagatgatgtgaggctCGAGTTTGACAAGTAGAGGTGAGACTCGGTcagaacaggtatttcataaatgaaagttaaattagatgTAAAGGTGGCTTTGActtactggtcgctgactgtcGGCGGGAATCCTTTGTCACCATGAATACCAAAGCTACTTTTATAccatttttttcggtttctttCAAATAGTAACAATTGATTCTCCCAATTAGATGTAAAATATATAATCTCGAAAGCGCCTTtctgccaatcagatacaagtACACATTTGCCTACATATTGCGCCTGGTGtaactgtttatttataattgtttttcttctttacgTTTGTTGTAGGAAAGAGGATGAGAATATCTCGAAGGAAACAGACCTTAGAGACTTTTAAATGGATGAACAAATAGAACGAGTaaagaaaatactctatccgttattttattgtgtaattaaaGAATGGGCAATCTTCAATTAAGCAtattgattataattttttttgcgttttttttccGATCTTCTCAGAAGGAAGTATTGGTTACGTATTCGAGAGAGATTTTATTCTGCGCAAAAATGATCTTATCCGGCCGATATAAGTAGCACGAAACGTTATGGACGAAGGGCTCTTAAGTAAAGTGAAATCAGGAAAGTTGAAACAGTAGTTTAAGCATCAAAAATGAGCCAGTTGTCTTAAAGGATTTTCGCTCAaagtctttaattttttttataggttTCGTTCACAGAATCctaaatttttgacaaaaaggctTAAAAGAAACCTTTCCTTATGGTCATTTCCAGTACCACTTCTTAGTgcttaaaagactgaaaaatacatgtatttctaAATAGGACAATGGAAAAAGCTATCAAAGTCAAGAATTGTATTACTATAAAGTGGAAAAGCTACggcagcaatattttgaaactggttcAATAAGTCACTTAAGCAACGTAATGTTTGATACGTTATAATTTATTCATGGTGATTTAATCGTTTTTAAGTCAGGTTATTGTCAGAAAGTTGGTTTgggaataaaaatattcttgtttttaccaTACTTTTATACACTCCTCTTTTTTTGGGAAACTTTCTTAAGGGATTATGCAGTAATTCCAAAGACGCTAAAATAAAAGACAGCTTAagagaaatcttagaaaatatcGCGAACGTCTGTTTTAACCAGGTTACAGAGTAAAACAGAAAGCACTGTTGTTCATTGTTAAGGCGTGAATTTGTCTGATCGTTTCTCCTCCGCCCATGTGACTTGATTCTCGTCCTACAATCAAAAAATTTCTGGCGATGAAGTTCTGGTGATCAGCATTCCAGTGTCAAATAGTAATCCTAATACATGTATCACTAGATATAGCGTCAAATGATCTTATTATGGGAGCCAAACGAGTTTTTCATCCCTTCATTTGATGTAAATGacattaatttcattcttgAGGCATGAAAAAGTGATTGCATGCACGAAAAAAAGGTTCGATCATGTCACGTTTCCTTGATATGGTGTCCTTCTCATCTccttctttagctatttctaAGGGCGTTTAACATTACACTTATTATTCCGAACGTTAATATACCTGAACTATGAGTATCAGCGCATGAGGAATTCTCATTCCTACCCCAACCTACACGTCCCAAACCCCTTCCCTCCTCCACTTCGCTCtgcttaaaaaaggaaattgaagaGGTGGATTCTGGCCGGTTTTGTTCGGAAACCTTTCTGTGAGTTATGTTTCTTATGAATCAAGAACATCGATTATTCGTACCCCAACCTACTTGCCCcaacctccctccctcccccactCCGTTCTGCTTCAAAGAGCGCATATAGTAGTAAtcagtttgctggataaatttttttttctttgcctacAAGCATCTCTCTcgacgtgaaattaatttccattccttaaaaaaaaaatctcgaaaattgttcacatttcttagcttccttAATCAACCATCATGGATAACGAGCTGTAACATATAGAtgtttataacatagctagtaaatttgtgtaatcaaacTCAATTTTCATATCCTAtttccagctttgtctcctGCATCTAAAAGCTGATAGTAGCCACTTAGAAGCCTGCTGATACTCTACTAACAGTATAAAAAGCGCTACTttgtgtcggaaatgagactaaagaatctgctatgttccgaaacttcacgttttatttaataaaatcaacttaatctcCCGCTCTCCCTCTCACCGTTCTCTGTCTCACGCTCCGGTCTCTCTCATtgtaaatatataatatgatcgtattgttcaatcatctgtcacttatcgcaaaaaaaccaaccggaaatcaattaacgttgaataatctctcacattTGTTTTGctgagaaagaaatgcaaaattccacaaaaacccAAAAGCTACAAACATATTCAACAACGATCTATTCTTGCCCAGTAATTTGAGCGaggatttttcctttgtttttaaagaGGGAGCTGGGTTTGTGATTGATATGTGTCAGTCAATGAAGTTTCAGTCAGATAGAGAATATTTAGGTCAAAATTATAAAGATACAGGATACttgaagaaattcaatggaatggaaaatattttaaatagcTGATTGCAGAGTATCTAATTGGAACTTTAGGGATACAAACTGCAGGAATTAATGGAATACAGGATAGTTAGGCCAATAAATCATAGGAAATGGGATactcaaactaattttttcttggaaacctgcAAATAATACATTGAAACCTACAATCAAACCTGTTCTAAGTAGCCTTTTTGTATTGTCCTCCAGCTGACACAAGacacaataaaattaaaaaaaactgcaatcaACAATCCATAATGTAATTGGTGCATTTTAATTAGTTATTAAACCATTTTTTGTGTGTATAAATTGTGTAAACATAACATCTCTTCTGATCAACCTACATGTATAAATGACGAATTACATGATATGCAACAAATTAAATATGCTTGCTGATAATTTCACTGACAACCttattgtatatatatattttttcagaatttcaacACGTTACAGAGTGTATATATTTGAATGGATACCAGGGTGCCAGCCCAACTGCCAATCAAGTTGCATGTAGGTATAcatcacaaattacaaatttcattcCTGTTCTAAAGATACAACTTGTCCATACAGACAAATATATCTGATTGCATTGGCAAAAACATGCCCATTATGTTGCAAGATTGACATTTGAGTTCACACCCTGCCAGAGCTTAGCTAACAGGTGAACACCCTGTGGTTGGAGGCTTGTTGAACATGTTAAGTTAAGCAAGTTGAACTTGTTAAGCAGCAGGCTTAGCAGAGGCTGCAAAAACCTAATTTTTAGGTTTTGGTTGAAGGTGGGCATTGCCTGCCTTCAAGCCAGCCTGGTTAAAGAAAATGCAGGGGATTGAATGTTTAAGCTAGTGCCCACATGCAGCGTGGCCACCAAACAATCCAAAGGTGACTTGCAAATGACTCTGTATGGAAACCTCAGGGGGTGGAGAGGATAGAGTTTTG from Pocillopora verrucosa isolate sample1 chromosome 10, ASM3666991v2, whole genome shotgun sequence includes the following:
- the LOC136283759 gene encoding tetratricopeptide repeat protein 28-like; amino-acid sequence: MAFDICKLQNTGSLPLSDRYQGEDGNGNLTAEAMTPFMSIVLFVALFLLNSDRFQKAVEICSECLILLNSTDQNIGENLKAKEYFGRALAITTEIGDRKGEAFCYGNLATVFKSLGQYDKAKEYLQKALVITTEIGDRKGEASCYGNLGSVFKSLGQYEKAKEYYQKALVIRTEIGDRQGEATDYGNLGTVFNSLGQYDKAKEYYQKALVIKTEIGDIKGEASHYGNLGTVFLSLCQHDKAKEYLQKALVITTEIGDRKGEASCYGNLGTVFYSLGQYDKAKEYHQKALVIRTEIGDRQGKASCYGNLGNVFESLGQYEKAKEYYQKALVITTEIGDRQGEGSCYGSLGAVFVSLGQYDKAKEYLQKALVITTEIGDRQGEATDYRNLGTAFQSLGQYDKAKEYLQKALVITIEIGDRKGEASCYGNLGIVFNSLGQYDKAKEYHQKALVITTEIGDRKREALCYADLGTVFHSLGQYKKAKEYHQKTLVITTEIGDRKGEASCYGNLGAVFLSLGQYDKAKEYHQKALVIRTEIGDRKGEAADYGNLGTVFNSLGQYDKAKEYLQKALVIRTEIGDRKGEATDYGNLGTVFQSLGQYDKAKQYLQKGLVIATEIGDKEGEAAHLANLGNVSRTVGDYEASEVCLEKALFISRDIGAGRREFEILRGYAVLYLLQNKIKDSLSCLHLCIEKYEELRYFLGANDEFKTSLLEHSGIFPYKLLCTLLCDTGNARDALYVEVLGRARGLSDLMAEKYSVETHIFANPQSWFGIENILRKKNNCTCLYISYFQNVLHLWILKTSGVLHHRRISVEENLLQAGLPKDLSLSQFLDDNFRGLGILPTKDCEDRSLNTINVQPLPPAQKSSARLRLVEEDEDKEVISSLSLCYKIFIAPVYDLLEEPEVIIVPDRSLYKVPFAALNEKEGAEYLSETHKIRVIPSLTTLKIIQDSPEGYHSNTGALIIGNPKVHWLPSLPCARKEAEMVGRLMRVPPLVEEKATKQAVLERIGSVSLIHFAAHGNAQRGEIALSPIPIPNNPNPIPPQEAYMLTMADVSLVKVRAKLVVLSCCHSGRGEITAEGVIGIARAFLGSGARSVLVALWAISDLATEQLMNRFYKHLVEGESASESLHQAMKWMRKNGSNKMSDWASFTLIGDDVRLEFDK